A genomic window from Bacteroidales bacterium includes:
- a CDS encoding PadR family transcriptional regulator, with the protein MSVENAKAQMRKGVLEYCILSVLSEGDAYASDIINQLKDARMIVVEGTLYPLLTRQKNAGLLSYRWEESTQGPPRKYYSITEEGTRFLNDLDESWQELVNSVNKLRHLKQANLLNQ; encoded by the coding sequence ATGAGTGTAGAGAATGCAAAAGCCCAAATGCGGAAAGGGGTGCTGGAATATTGCATTCTGTCCGTTTTGTCGGAAGGCGATGCATATGCTTCGGATATCATCAATCAATTGAAAGACGCTCGAATGATTGTTGTAGAAGGTACGCTGTATCCATTACTCACCCGTCAGAAAAATGCAGGTCTGCTGTCATACAGGTGGGAAGAATCGACACAGGGTCCTCCCCGGAAATATTATTCCATCACCGAAGAAGGTACCCGTTTCCTGAACGACCTGGATGAATCATGGCAGGAACTGGTTAATTCTGTAAATAAACTTCGTCATCTCAAACAAGCTAATCTTTTGAATCAATGA
- a CDS encoding PspC domain-containing protein, which produces MKRVETITINGIVFNIDNDAYSGLRNYLDVLGKYFENEQGGNEIIADIEARISELLMERDGGNTQVVTKTDIARLMETLGSVEDIAGTDSEAETENTSTVPPKQAKASKRLYRDPDKRYLGGVCSGFGIWLGINPLFLRILFIAGIFFFWPWTVFIYIILWIIMPLAKTTAQKLEMRGEPVNISNIEKSVKETLSDSNLSQSFRQFLSEAGVFFGKIISIIARIFIIIFGLALFMSGIGIVVAICSLFFMQDFIFSREVEWDFFSFNELLQQMISPVSYQILSISFVIIVALIVFAFMFWGIKLMTGLRIKHRFIHFFLLFIWIGAIVACLITGFSEARNYTWHNETKDTKILAASDTLYLSAIPFDLKISNNPLEIYFDKDNERFYGKPNLRIYKSDDKQVRLIIEKESQGKNKLEAFQLAENIEYEMDIQGSTITFASYFTVIPEDQWKFQVLNLTLYVPEGTIIIADNYLCNDRLSRWFNWRYHPECCTWIMTEKKGLQHLDTKK; this is translated from the coding sequence ATGAAACGTGTAGAAACCATCACCATCAATGGTATTGTCTTCAATATAGATAATGATGCCTATTCCGGGCTGCGCAACTATCTGGACGTATTGGGAAAATATTTTGAGAATGAACAGGGTGGGAATGAAATCATCGCCGACATCGAGGCCCGTATATCGGAATTACTGATGGAACGAGACGGAGGTAATACCCAGGTAGTTACCAAAACTGATATTGCCCGGTTAATGGAAACTCTGGGAAGTGTCGAAGACATTGCCGGAACCGATTCGGAAGCAGAAACGGAAAATACATCAACCGTCCCTCCTAAACAGGCAAAAGCATCGAAACGCCTGTACCGGGATCCTGACAAACGTTATCTGGGAGGGGTTTGTTCCGGATTTGGTATCTGGCTGGGCATCAACCCGCTTTTCCTTCGTATTCTGTTCATTGCCGGTATTTTCTTCTTCTGGCCCTGGACTGTATTTATCTATATTATTTTATGGATCATCATGCCATTGGCAAAAACGACCGCCCAAAAGCTGGAAATGAGAGGTGAACCCGTCAATATCAGCAATATTGAAAAAAGTGTCAAGGAAACCCTCTCTGACTCCAATTTATCACAATCATTCAGGCAGTTTTTATCTGAGGCAGGTGTTTTTTTCGGAAAAATTATCAGCATCATAGCCCGCATTTTTATCATCATATTTGGTCTGGCATTGTTCATGAGCGGAATAGGTATTGTTGTGGCTATCTGCAGCCTGTTTTTCATGCAGGATTTTATTTTCAGCCGGGAAGTGGAATGGGATTTCTTTTCCTTTAATGAACTGTTACAGCAAATGATCTCCCCGGTCTCTTATCAGATCTTATCCATTTCATTCGTTATTATCGTCGCCTTAATCGTATTTGCCTTTATGTTCTGGGGCATTAAATTAATGACCGGTCTCAGGATCAAACACAGGTTCATACACTTTTTCCTTTTGTTTATCTGGATCGGAGCTATCGTTGCCTGCCTGATCACCGGATTTTCAGAAGCTCGGAACTATACATGGCATAATGAAACAAAGGACACGAAGATATTAGCTGCCTCCGATACCTTGTATCTTTCTGCCATTCCTTTTGACCTGAAAATATCCAATAATCCTTTGGAAATATATTTCGACAAGGATAACGAACGCTTTTACGGAAAACCCAACCTTCGTATCTATAAAAGCGACGACAAACAGGTCAGGCTAATTATTGAAAAAGAATCACAGGGAAAGAATAAGCTGGAAGCATTTCAATTGGCAGAAAATATTGAATATGAAATGGACATTCAAGGATCTACGATCACTTTTGCATCATACTTTACGGTGATCCCGGAAGATCAATGGAAATTCCAGGTATTGAACCTCACACTGTATGTTCCCGAAGGTACCATCATCATTGCAGACAATTATTTATGCAACGACCGGCTCAGTCGCTGGTTCAACTGGAGGTATCATCCGGAATGCTGTACATGGATCATGACGGAAAAGAAAGGGCTTCAGCATCTGGATACAAAAAAATAA
- a CDS encoding glycoside hydrolase family 76 protein: protein MKKKIILVLLTISLFCHLVWGETNRSVVNDGNGSADQMAVQNMCRAIQIADSAILHHFTSNGMARYYYPRTDTRSGEKASVWMYTSSIEAVNAILRGLKAHKEHGNAGLYEAHFGRYAGLLDTLYANLAWYRGTFTLTSYTQTKEWSVYGVDRGRAKGTARVEGIYNVYDDQQWLIREMLESYKITGNDRYLEEAEYLASYVLDGWDGTLDSNGKEHGGITWGPGYVTKHSCSNGPMVSPLVWLYELYKGDQATITYLYIDTDGRRKTRQLRKDEYYLQFAEAVYQWQKNHLLRDDGVYHDMMGGCDPNCHVAYETIDGIKYRRHNHLRHAGGKAYTYNCGTMLSGAADLYRATGESVYLDDAKKLSGASFSYFAKMGTTIPGHYTYPIGGFSNWFNGVLMRGYVDVYPSYRDIGKCIDSFQQNLDHGYQFLYRGTLPSDLLQGWNVDEEKNKTEGMFSFTFAAEYAILAQYQLEKGSCL, encoded by the coding sequence ATGAAAAAGAAGATAATACTGGTTTTATTAACGATCTCATTGTTTTGTCATTTGGTGTGGGGAGAGACGAACCGATCAGTCGTTAATGATGGTAATGGTTCGGCTGATCAGATGGCCGTACAAAATATGTGTCGGGCCATCCAGATAGCTGATAGTGCAATACTTCACCATTTTACTTCGAACGGGATGGCCAGATATTATTATCCCCGCACTGATACCCGGTCAGGTGAGAAAGCCAGTGTCTGGATGTATACCAGCTCGATAGAGGCGGTCAATGCCATCCTCCGGGGACTCAAAGCCCATAAAGAACATGGTAATGCCGGGTTGTATGAAGCACATTTCGGACGCTATGCCGGATTGCTGGATACCCTCTATGCAAATTTGGCATGGTATAGGGGCACTTTTACCCTTACCTCCTACACACAAACCAAAGAATGGTCCGTGTATGGGGTTGACAGGGGGCGGGCAAAAGGAACAGCCCGCGTTGAAGGCATCTATAATGTATATGATGACCAGCAATGGTTGATTCGCGAGATGCTCGAATCCTATAAAATAACAGGTAATGACCGATATCTGGAAGAAGCAGAGTACCTGGCCTCGTATGTTCTCGATGGCTGGGATGGTACGTTGGATAGTAACGGTAAGGAACATGGAGGTATCACCTGGGGACCGGGGTATGTAACGAAACATTCGTGCAGCAACGGGCCTATGGTAAGCCCGCTGGTATGGCTGTATGAATTGTATAAAGGTGATCAGGCAACAATTACTTATCTCTATATAGATACTGACGGACGACGAAAAACCAGGCAACTACGGAAAGATGAATATTACCTGCAATTTGCCGAAGCTGTCTATCAGTGGCAAAAAAATCATTTATTACGCGATGATGGAGTTTATCACGACATGATGGGCGGATGCGACCCGAACTGTCATGTAGCATACGAAACCATAGATGGGATAAAATACCGCAGGCATAATCATCTCAGGCATGCAGGAGGAAAAGCATATACATACAATTGCGGGACAATGCTTTCCGGTGCGGCAGACCTTTATCGGGCGACCGGGGAATCAGTGTATCTTGACGATGCAAAAAAATTATCCGGTGCGAGTTTTTCTTATTTTGCCAAAATGGGTACCACCATCCCCGGACACTATACTTATCCTATCGGTGGTTTCAGTAACTGGTTCAATGGAGTGCTGATGAGGGGATATGTGGATGTTTACCCCTCGTACAGGGATATAGGGAAATGTATAGATAGTTTTCAGCAAAATCTGGATCATGGGTATCAATTTCTGTACAGGGGAACTTTGCCCTCTGATCTGTTGCAGGGATGGAACGTCGACGAAGAAAAGAATAAGACGGAAGGAATGTTTTCGTTCACTTTTGCCGCTGAATATGCCATATTAGCACAATATCAATTGGAAAAAGGATCCTGTTTGTAG
- the mgrA gene encoding L-glyceraldehyde 3-phosphate reductase, whose amino-acid sequence MEFYKANEERYTGKTFRRCGRSGIMLPPISLGLWHNFGSVDVFDHFIRIAHTAFDHGITHFDLANNYGPAYGSAEENFGRILKKGLGAYRDELIISTKAGYDMWSGPYGDGGSRKYLMASLNQSLKRIGLDYVDIFYSHRPDPETPLEETMGALADIVKQGKALYVGISNYPPEQTKQALTLLNEYKVPCLIHQARYSMFDRWVEPELLSLLEEKGVGLIAFSPLAQGILTDKYLQGIPVNSRAAKTTGHLQQSRITPELIDKVKKLNTVALGRGQTLAEMALAWLLKDTRVTSVLVGASSVEQMMDNLHALDHLSFTKDELTAIEQILAG is encoded by the coding sequence ATGGAATTTTATAAAGCAAACGAAGAACGTTATACCGGAAAAACATTTCGACGGTGCGGACGTAGCGGAATTATGTTACCTCCTATCTCTTTAGGATTGTGGCATAATTTCGGCAGTGTGGATGTTTTTGATCATTTTATCCGGATTGCACATACTGCCTTTGATCACGGAATCACCCATTTTGACCTGGCCAATAATTACGGGCCGGCATATGGGTCGGCAGAAGAGAATTTCGGACGAATATTAAAAAAAGGCCTGGGTGCTTACAGGGATGAACTGATTATTTCGACCAAAGCCGGATATGATATGTGGTCTGGTCCGTATGGCGATGGAGGAAGCCGTAAATACCTGATGGCAAGTCTGAATCAAAGCCTGAAAAGAATCGGATTGGATTATGTGGATATATTTTACTCACATCGCCCTGATCCGGAAACACCTTTAGAAGAGACGATGGGTGCTCTGGCGGATATTGTAAAACAAGGAAAAGCGTTGTATGTTGGAATATCAAACTATCCGCCTGAGCAAACAAAACAAGCTTTGACATTATTAAATGAATATAAAGTTCCCTGTCTGATCCACCAGGCGCGTTACTCCATGTTTGATCGGTGGGTTGAGCCGGAACTTTTATCTCTGTTGGAAGAAAAAGGTGTTGGGTTAATCGCTTTTTCTCCTTTAGCGCAAGGGATACTGACGGATAAATATCTTCAGGGTATACCCGTTAATTCCCGTGCAGCAAAAACGACCGGACATTTACAACAGTCCCGGATTACTCCGGAGTTGATTGATAAAGTAAAGAAATTGAATACGGTGGCTCTCGGCAGAGGTCAGACGCTGGCGGAAATGGCTTTAGCCTGGTTACTGAAAGATACACGGGTAACGAGTGTCCTGGTTGGCGCCAGTTCTGTCGAACAAATGATGGACAACCTTCATGCGTTGGATCACCTGTCGTTTACGAAGGATGAATTAACTGCTATCGAACAGATCCTGGCTGGTTAA
- a CDS encoding GH92 family glycosyl hydrolase encodes MRKYLIALSVLTLFIAGCMPDKHLTDYVNPFYGTTTLWDSVDLGYKLSTNPEFRTVLTEQGRRPAQGITRAWGGECYPGSTLPHAMVQATPVTMYGSGSGYQYEDTIIYAFFHSSHGQWSLGHVPILPFTGEITADNYFSGYSHDNESAKAGYYQVFLERYNINAEMTSTMRCAYHKFTYRKGDEKKLLLNLTRTNSVRPGARWTFHQENENAFSGTQNDIFFYGITNTPIESTDLVSNDREKITVLNFADGRKPVELKIGFSYVSVEKAKKNLEAEIADKSFAQVVKEADETWEKELSKILVTGGTEKEKGTFYTCLYRAVLWPAIRSDADGEYKDPRGKIVNTGSDFYAGNNYWDAYRDKLVLMGMLEPEITNDVIKSEIERAKVSGFMPRSFHGDFSPSYVAGMYLRGINDYDIDTAYYFMLRNANMVGSGSARRYNEEYINNGWIAENFVADPTVKTEEDEAKAAVTKTLEYAYSDYSIALLAKALGDMDNYNILMKRSKNYKNLFDPSTNFMRGRWANGEWITPYNPGYPYYVYMFRESNGWQATFYAPQDPEGLVSLFPGKEAFEQKLDSLFTTPFGGYEADNLTGWFGQYCAGNQPSLGITYMYYFVDKQEKAQEKLNILMDKYYNMGKEGLSFAGMDDEGGLASWYVFNALGLYSFSPADPEYIITVPVFDKVVFNMDGTPFTITKVNNGKKINNITYDGQKVDGYFISHDDLKKGKELVITTE; translated from the coding sequence ATGAGAAAATATCTTATTGCCTTATCAGTTTTGACGTTATTTATTGCCGGTTGTATGCCGGACAAACATTTAACAGATTATGTAAATCCATTCTATGGAACAACGACTCTTTGGGACAGCGTCGATCTTGGATATAAGCTTAGTACTAATCCCGAATTCCGGACTGTTCTTACGGAACAAGGCCGTAGGCCGGCACAGGGTATCACCCGTGCATGGGGTGGCGAATGTTATCCGGGTTCAACTTTGCCCCACGCGATGGTGCAGGCAACACCGGTAACTATGTATGGTAGCGGGTCAGGTTATCAATATGAAGATACAATTATCTACGCCTTTTTTCATTCCAGCCATGGTCAATGGAGCCTGGGACATGTACCCATTCTACCTTTTACCGGAGAAATAACAGCTGATAATTATTTTTCAGGCTATAGCCATGATAACGAATCTGCAAAAGCCGGTTATTATCAGGTCTTTCTGGAACGTTACAATATCAATGCCGAAATGACTTCTACAATGCGTTGCGCGTATCACAAATTCACTTACCGCAAGGGAGACGAAAAGAAATTATTGCTCAACCTGACACGAACCAATAGTGTGCGCCCCGGAGCGAGATGGACTTTCCATCAGGAGAATGAAAATGCATTTTCCGGTACACAAAACGACATTTTCTTTTATGGGATAACCAACACTCCGATCGAAAGCACTGATCTGGTCAGTAATGACCGGGAGAAAATCACCGTCCTCAATTTTGCTGACGGCAGGAAGCCGGTAGAACTAAAAATAGGTTTTTCGTATGTAAGTGTTGAAAAGGCAAAGAAAAACCTGGAAGCGGAAATAGCTGATAAAAGTTTTGCACAGGTTGTTAAAGAAGCCGACGAAACCTGGGAAAAAGAACTGTCAAAAATTCTGGTAACAGGCGGAACAGAAAAGGAAAAAGGTACATTCTACACTTGTTTATACCGGGCGGTGCTATGGCCTGCAATCCGCAGTGATGCCGATGGCGAATATAAGGACCCCCGCGGTAAAATAGTTAACACAGGCTCTGATTTTTATGCCGGCAATAATTATTGGGACGCTTATAGGGATAAGTTGGTGTTGATGGGCATGCTGGAACCTGAAATTACGAACGATGTGATCAAATCCGAAATTGAAAGAGCAAAAGTCAGTGGCTTTATGCCCCGGTCTTTCCATGGCGACTTCTCTCCATCCTACGTTGCGGGCATGTATCTTCGCGGCATCAATGATTATGATATCGATACTGCTTATTATTTTATGTTGCGCAACGCTAATATGGTAGGATCTGGAAGTGCCAGGCGATATAACGAAGAATACATCAATAATGGCTGGATTGCTGAGAATTTCGTTGCTGATCCCACGGTCAAAACCGAAGAAGATGAAGCAAAAGCTGCTGTAACTAAAACGCTTGAATATGCTTATAGCGATTATTCCATAGCGCTTTTAGCAAAAGCATTAGGTGATATGGACAATTATAATATCCTGATGAAGCGCTCTAAGAATTACAAGAACCTGTTCGATCCCTCAACAAATTTTATGCGTGGACGATGGGCGAACGGAGAGTGGATAACACCTTACAATCCGGGATATCCTTATTATGTATACATGTTCCGCGAAAGTAACGGATGGCAGGCAACTTTTTATGCTCCGCAGGATCCGGAAGGACTTGTCAGTCTTTTTCCCGGCAAAGAGGCATTTGAGCAAAAGCTGGATTCGTTGTTTACCACCCCTTTTGGAGGATATGAAGCGGATAACCTGACCGGATGGTTCGGACAATATTGCGCCGGTAATCAACCGTCCTTAGGCATAACCTATATGTACTATTTTGTCGACAAACAGGAAAAAGCCCAGGAAAAACTGAACATTCTTATGGATAAATATTACAACATGGGTAAGGAGGGATTATCTTTCGCAGGAATGGACGATGAGGGTGGATTAGCATCGTGGTATGTATTTAATGCGCTCGGATTGTACTCGTTTTCACCGGCTGACCCTGAATATATTATTACGGTTCCTGTTTTCGACAAAGTTGTTTTCAATATGGATGGTACACCGTTTACGATCACTAAAGTAAACAATGGGAAAAAGATCAACAATATTACCTATGACGGTCAAAAAGTAGACGGATATTTCATTTCGCACGATGATTTGAAAAAAGGAAAAGAGTTGGTGATTACGACAGAGTAG
- a CDS encoding alpha-1,6-mannanase, whose protein sequence is MKKILSILLAVSIFLFSQNKISGREYPASSGGMEIPKGNKDSAYWNKMAEGMTRALIKHFWGANFEGYPDRYYFNYGSDLSNMTTNHYWPQAHAMDVIIDAYMRTSDKYYRDFYPLWWEGAPKFNFSGKEIDPWWNVYVDDMEWMVLAQLRMYESTGHQEYFLKAKQMYNDWIWPTWGPENEEPWKGGITWKTDVAKSKNACSNGPAAIIAARIYNMYDNISNQGKKPKRAYLKESIKIYSWLRDHLFDPVDGRVRDNMNAKGQISRAVYTYNQGTFIGAALELYKITGSEQYLEDAVKAADYVIDHMSGNNGVLSNATSGDGGLFHGIFFRYFVKLINEPDLDNTKRKKFHDYITLCATVMAEHGVNKDTMLYGGNWWTAPASAYGVPLTPHLSGCMLMEAMCVLKPLPGSK, encoded by the coding sequence ATGAAAAAAATATTATCTATTTTGCTCGCTGTCAGTATCTTTTTGTTCTCTCAGAACAAAATTTCTGGTCGTGAATATCCTGCATCTTCTGGAGGGATGGAAATCCCGAAAGGAAATAAAGATTCCGCTTATTGGAACAAAATGGCCGAAGGTATGACCCGGGCTTTGATCAAACATTTCTGGGGAGCAAATTTCGAAGGATATCCGGACAGGTATTATTTCAATTACGGAAGCGACCTGTCCAACATGACTACCAACCATTACTGGCCGCAGGCACATGCCATGGATGTCATTATAGATGCTTATATGCGTACTTCGGATAAGTATTATCGTGATTTTTATCCTCTTTGGTGGGAAGGTGCTCCGAAATTCAATTTTTCGGGAAAGGAGATAGACCCATGGTGGAATGTTTATGTTGATGATATGGAATGGATGGTTCTTGCACAGTTACGTATGTACGAAAGCACAGGCCATCAAGAATATTTCCTTAAAGCCAAACAAATGTATAACGACTGGATATGGCCTACCTGGGGTCCTGAAAATGAAGAACCATGGAAAGGCGGAATTACATGGAAAACAGATGTCGCCAAATCGAAAAACGCCTGTTCGAACGGTCCCGCTGCAATTATTGCTGCCAGAATATACAATATGTATGACAATATCTCCAACCAGGGAAAGAAACCCAAACGAGCATATCTGAAAGAATCGATCAAAATTTACTCATGGCTGAGGGATCATTTATTCGATCCTGTAGACGGAAGGGTACGTGATAATATGAATGCAAAAGGACAAATCAGCCGTGCCGTTTACACATATAACCAGGGAACCTTCATCGGGGCGGCCCTCGAATTATATAAGATCACGGGTTCGGAACAATATCTGGAAGATGCGGTAAAAGCAGCTGATTATGTGATTGACCATATGTCGGGAAATAATGGAGTACTCAGCAATGCCACCTCCGGAGACGGCGGTTTGTTCCATGGCATATTTTTCCGCTATTTTGTAAAACTGATCAACGAGCCCGACCTGGACAATACCAAGCGTAAAAAATTCCACGATTACATCACTTTATGCGCCACGGTGATGGCAGAACACGGAGTAAATAAAGACACCATGCTTTATGGAGGCAACTGGTGGACAGCTCCGGCTTCCGCCTATGGAGTGCCTCTTACTCCGCATCTTTCCGGATGTATGCTTATGGAAGCCATGTGCGTGCTCAAACCATTGCCGGGGAGTAAGTAA
- a CDS encoding sugar phosphate isomerase/epimerase encodes MKYCITQIIICLIICISSSCRSVVYQPTYAVCGKLSQYPAIKEAGYDFLEPSVGDFLMPGKNDSAFLIHLAEQKRLNAKIISCTIFLPGSLKVTGPETRHAEILVWAETTFRRAQQAGIPYIVFGSGGARRVPEGFSKQEATQQFISLCKQLAPMAEKYNVVVLIEPLNIGETNLINSLREGAEIVDAVAHPNIRLLCDIFHMMRENEPVSDIVKYRKYIRHCHIAEKETRSAPGIKGDDFTPYFKALKQMKYKGCLSIEGKWGNFEADLAPALHYMQQQFLSL; translated from the coding sequence ATGAAGTATTGTATTACTCAAATAATCATCTGTTTAATTATATGCATTTCTTCGTCATGCCGGTCTGTTGTATACCAGCCTACATACGCCGTATGCGGCAAATTATCCCAATATCCTGCAATAAAGGAAGCCGGTTATGATTTTCTTGAACCTTCCGTAGGAGATTTTCTCATGCCCGGGAAAAATGATTCGGCCTTTTTAATTCATCTGGCCGAACAAAAACGTTTGAATGCAAAAATTATTTCCTGTACTATTTTCCTTCCCGGTAGTTTGAAGGTTACTGGACCGGAAACAAGACACGCTGAAATTTTGGTTTGGGCGGAAACGACTTTCCGCAGGGCACAACAAGCCGGAATTCCTTACATTGTTTTCGGTAGCGGCGGCGCTCGTCGTGTACCAGAAGGTTTTAGCAAACAGGAAGCAACGCAGCAATTCATATCTCTGTGTAAACAGCTAGCTCCCATGGCTGAAAAATATAATGTGGTTGTTCTGATCGAACCCTTGAATATCGGGGAAACCAACCTGATCAACTCTCTACGGGAAGGCGCTGAAATAGTTGACGCTGTTGCTCACCCCAATATCCGGCTGTTGTGTGATATTTTCCACATGATGCGGGAAAACGAACCTGTTTCCGATATCGTAAAGTACCGTAAATACATTCGACATTGTCATATAGCCGAAAAAGAGACACGATCCGCTCCCGGAATAAAGGGCGATGATTTTACACCCTATTTTAAAGCATTGAAACAGATGAAGTATAAAGGATGTTTGTCAATTGAAGGAAAATGGGGTAATTTTGAGGCGGACCTTGCTCCTGCGCTGCATTACATGCAGCAGCAGTTTTTGTCGTTATAG
- a CDS encoding arylsulfatase: MKNSHNIWLTVGGLALLTGCHSGKQENPNIIFILADDMGYGDVSALNEQSKIITPHIDRIAAKGTVFTNAHTSSSVSTPTRYGFLTGRYNWRSTLKKGVLNGYSKEIIPMERTTVASALKSRDYTTACIGKWHLGWTWDNIEKGKDSVNYDRPIKGGPTSIGFDYFYGISASLDMPPYVYVENNMSTSKPDRLTSGEGMQMWRKGPTGSGFKHEKTLSHLVDKAVAYIDQQANGSQPFFLYLPLPAPHTPILPSEEFQGKSGLNPYGDFVLEVDHMVGRIAEALKKNGIEGNTVLVFTSDNGCSPAARIEELQEDGHYPSYIYRGHKADLYEGGHRVPCIVQWPDRIRPHQVDQAVCLTDFMATFASIAGYDLKDNEGEDSYNILPLLLSTTEKSVVREATVHHSITGEFSLRRGDWKLLFSPSSGGWSYPRPGRDTAVIRTLPEIQLYNIKSDPEESINVYADYPEVVKELKEIMIRYIETGRSTPGKPQKNEGNEKWSQTLLNEWMKI, encoded by the coding sequence ATGAAAAATAGTCATAATATATGGCTGACCGTCGGGGGGCTCGCCCTGTTGACCGGATGCCATAGCGGTAAACAGGAAAATCCGAATATTATCTTTATTCTTGCCGATGATATGGGGTATGGAGATGTCTCTGCCCTGAATGAACAATCAAAAATCATTACACCCCATATTGACCGGATAGCAGCTAAGGGAACCGTCTTCACCAATGCACATACCAGTTCGTCAGTGAGTACGCCAACCCGGTACGGTTTTCTTACCGGACGTTATAACTGGCGGTCTACCCTGAAAAAAGGAGTCCTGAACGGTTATAGTAAGGAAATTATCCCTATGGAACGTACTACCGTGGCATCAGCCCTTAAATCACGGGACTACACTACAGCCTGTATCGGTAAGTGGCATCTGGGCTGGACATGGGACAACATAGAAAAAGGAAAAGATAGTGTCAATTATGACCGTCCTATTAAAGGAGGTCCTACATCTATAGGTTTCGATTATTTTTATGGTATTTCAGCTTCCTTAGATATGCCTCCTTATGTTTATGTAGAGAACAATATGTCAACCTCGAAGCCCGATCGACTCACTTCCGGGGAAGGGATGCAGATGTGGCGGAAAGGACCGACCGGCTCTGGATTTAAACATGAGAAAACCTTATCCCACTTGGTTGATAAAGCTGTAGCTTATATTGATCAACAAGCCAACGGATCCCAGCCGTTTTTTCTCTATCTTCCTTTACCTGCACCACATACGCCTATCCTTCCCAGTGAAGAATTTCAAGGTAAATCGGGACTGAACCCTTACGGAGATTTTGTCCTTGAAGTGGATCATATGGTAGGCCGTATAGCAGAAGCATTAAAAAAGAACGGCATAGAAGGTAATACTGTTCTTGTTTTTACGTCTGATAACGGATGCAGTCCGGCTGCCAGGATCGAGGAACTACAGGAAGACGGTCATTATCCGAGTTATATTTACAGGGGACATAAGGCTGATCTGTACGAGGGCGGACACAGGGTGCCCTGTATCGTGCAATGGCCCGACAGGATCAGGCCACACCAGGTAGACCAGGCTGTTTGCCTTACTGACTTTATGGCAACGTTTGCTTCTATCGCCGGGTATGATCTGAAAGACAATGAAGGAGAAGATAGCTACAATATTCTTCCGCTTCTGCTCAGTACAACAGAAAAATCGGTGGTCAGGGAAGCTACCGTTCATCATTCTATTACAGGGGAATTTTCATTGCGGCGAGGTGATTGGAAATTATTGTTTTCCCCGAGTTCGGGCGGATGGAGTTATCCCCGGCCCGGTAGGGATACCGCAGTGATCAGGACATTACCGGAAATACAATTATATAATATAAAATCTGATCCTGAAGAAAGCATCAATGTGTATGCCGATTATCCGGAAGTAGTCAAAGAATTGAAGGAGATCATGATCAGATATATTGAGACCGGACGTAGTACCCCGGGCAAACCCCAGAAGAATGAGGGGAATGAAAAATGGAGCCAAACCTTGCTCAATGAGTGGATGAAGATATAA